A stretch of the Cydia amplana chromosome 6, ilCydAmpl1.1, whole genome shotgun sequence genome encodes the following:
- the LOC134648909 gene encoding uncharacterized protein LOC134648909: protein MVGPTIQDSLFNILLRFRTYKYVLTGDVAKMYRQVLVQECDRDLQLILWRSNENEPLKTLRLNTVTYGFSSASFLSTRCLWQLGEECADEKIKTIIQNDFLVDDLLTGSDTEEKLRYIKESVERALAAGCFPLRKYRTNLPSILHDSQNDSVGENKGSLIISSSSHTLGVGWDSEADVIHFPTQYSAKDGHPTKRSILSDSCKIFDPLGLLCLLTIIPKVLIQKLWIEKIDWDVPVPSYINESWQDFVNGLASLTSLQIPRNVLCDSPTHIEMHVFCDASSVAYAACIYLKSTNEKGDVVVRLLCAKAKVAPVQATTIPRLELCACLLGAQLASAVSKTLRCQIAQKFYWTDSSIVIAWLKTNQTKLKTFVANRVAHILELTDGSEFRHVPTALNPADYPSRGVEARRLPDLHMWWTGPSFLYEPQNNWPQFSANSELDLPELKVNVAITDDSQKTNVIDFDRYSKLTHLQRAVAYMLRFAHNCRPSSNKTTGVLQPEELEVSFKKLVALSQQASFPLELNLFRDKQPLGPKSPILSLNPFYDEDDKLLRVGGRLSSSFYPFDKRHPMLLHSKHRLTRLLFQQEHIRLLHAPPQLLLAAVRETVWPVSGRTLARTVSQQCVTCRRAAGNTSAPLMGALPSQRVTPDFPFISVGVDFAGPFMITDRHGRGCKITKCYLAIFVCFRYKCLHLEAVSTLSTDSFILSLRRFISRRGRPREIFCDNGRNFVGAAKEISDYLTSNSDTVCNFAANEGIQFKFQPAYAPHFGGLWEAGVKSAKFHLNRILGNAHLTYEELATLFSQVESILNSRPLCPLSSSPNDFQPLTPGHFIIGRALTSLPSPHLADINPNRLDRFQRLEALRQHFWRRWQLEYVCELQQRTKWRVPGRDLQLGDLVLIKEENTPPLHWRLGRIAKLFPGADGISRVAEVATVTGTYKRGVKYLCPLLDDTHEALKADASKGPQDVAAPTNEGEAGTVHH from the coding sequence ATGGTTGGGCCGACGATCCAAGATTCGTTGTTTAACATTCTTCTGAGGTTTCGTACTTACAAATATGTTTTAACTGGGGATGTCGCTAAGATGTATCGGCAGGTCCTGGTTCAGGAATGCGACCGCGATTTACAATTAATCCTCTGGCGCTCCAATGAGAACGAGCCTTTAAAAACTTTAAGGCTTAACACGGTCACTTACGGATTTTCAAGTGCTAGTTTTTTGAGTACACGCTGTTTGTGGCAGTTGGGCGAGGAATGTGCAGATGAAAAAATTAAGACCATCATTCAAAATGATTTTTTAGTTGACGATTTATTAACGGGATCAGACACAGAGGAGAAATTGCGTTATATTAAAGAGTCGGTTGAGCGTGCGCTGGCAGCTGGTTGTTTTCCCTTGCGCAAATATCGCACAAATTTACCGTCAATTTTGCATGACTCACAAAACGATAGTGTAGGTGAAAATAAAGGCAGCTTGATCATTAGCTCGTCGTCGCACACGCTAGGAGTGGGCTGGGACTCTGAGGCAGATGTCATTCATTTTCCTACTCAATACTCTGCCAAGGACGGCCACCCTACGAAACGTTCAATTTTATCGGACTCGTGTAAAATATTTGATCCCCTAGGCCTCTTGTGTTTGCTGACGATTATACCTAAGGTTTTAATTCAAAAATTATGGATTGAAAAAATCGACTGGGATGTTCCCGTGCCGAGTTACATAAACGAGTCTTGGCAGGACTTTGTTAACGGGTTAGCGTCTTTAACTTCGCTCCAAATACCTCGTAATGTACTTTGCGACTCGCCGACGCATATCGAGATGCACGTCTTTTGTGATGCAAGCTCAGTTGCATACGCggcctgtatttatttaaagtccaCTAATGAGAAGGGCGATGTTGTAGTCAGGTTGCTGTGCGCCAAGGCCAAGGTCGCGCCGGTCCAGGCTACGACTATTCCGCGATTGGAATTATGCGCTTGCCTTCTAGGCGCGCAGCTCGCGTCAGCTGTTTCTAAGACGTTGCGCTGCCAGATTGCGCAGAAATTTTATTGGACTGACTCGTCAATTGTAATCGCATGGCTTAAAACTAATCAAACCAAATTAAAAACGTTTGTTGCCAATCGCGTGGCTCATATTTTAGAACTCACCGATGGCAGTGAGTTTCGTCACGTTCCAACCGCGTTAAATCCGGCTGACTACCCATCTAGAGGGGTCGAAGCGCGTCGCTTACCTGATTTGCACATGTGGTGGACCGGGCCATCATTCTTATACGAGCCACAAAATAACTGGCCTCAGTTTTCCGCAAACTCGGAACTCGATTTACCCGAGCTAAAGGTTAACGTCGCGATTACTGACGACTCGCAAAAAACCAATGTTATTGATTTCGATCGATATTCGAAACTTACACATTTACAACGTGCGGTAGCTTATATGCTTAGGTTTGCGCATAACTGCCGCCCTTCATCCAATAAAACTACGGGTGTGCTACAACCTGAGGAGCTCGAGGTTTCGTTTAAAAAACTGGTCGCTTTGTCACAACAGGCTAGTTTCCCCCTTGAATTGAATTTGTTTCGTGACAAGCAACCTCTAGGCCCTAAAAGCCCTATTTTATCATTGAACCCATTTTACGATGAAGATGACAAGCTTCTCAGAGTTGGTGGACGTCTGTCCTCGTCGTTTTATCCATTTGACAAACGCCACCCAATGTTGTTACACTCTAAACATAGATTGACTAGATTGCTGTTTCAACAGGAACACATCCGTCTCCTGCACGCTCCTCCTCAGCTGCTTCTAGCCGCCGTTCGCGAGACGGTATGGCCCGTATCGGGGCGCACGCTTGCGCGTACCGTATCGCAGCAATGCGTGACCTGTCGCCGTGCAGCTGGCAACACTTCTGCTCCTTTGATGGGCGCTCTGCCTTCTCAGCGCGTAACGCCTGATTTTCCTTTCATTAGTGTCGGCGTAGACTTCGCTGGGCCCTTTATGATTACAGACAGGCATGGCAGAGGTTGCAAAATAACAAAGTGCTATTTagctatatttgtttgtttccGGTACAAATGTTTGCATTTAGAGGCAGTAAGCACGCTGTCGACGGATTCGTTCATACTTTCGCTGCGACGTTTTATCTCTCGTAGAGGGCGACCTCGCGAAATATTCTGCGATAATGGACGTAATTTTGTAGGAGCGGCCAAGGAAATTAGCGATTACCTTACTTCAAACTCAGACACGGTTTGCAATTTTGCAGCAAATGAgggaatacaatttaaattccaACCGGCATATGCTCCTCACTTTGGTGGTTTGTGGGAAGCAGGAGTCAAATCGGCAAAATTTCACCTCAATCGTATATTAGGTAACGCTCATTTAACCTATGAAGAATTGGCAACTCTCTTTAGTCAGGTAGAATCTATCCTTAACAGTCGTCCTTTATGTCCTTTGTCGTCCTCACCAAACGATTTCCAACCCTTAACCCCAGGTCACTTCATCATCGGCCGCGCGCTCACTTCGTTGCCGTCGCCCCACCTCGCGGATATAAATCCAAACCGTTTAGATAGGTTTCAGAGGCTCGAGGCATTAAGACAGCACTTCTGGCGGCGCTGGCAATTGGAATACGTCTGCGAGCTCCAACAACGGACGAAGTGGCGTGTTCCAGGACGAGATCTTCAACTGGGTGACCTGGTCCTCATCAAGGAAGAGAATACTCCTCCCCTACACTGGCGGCTTGGACGAATCGCCAAATTGTTTCCTGGCGCCGACGGGATTTCGCGAGTGGCCGAAGTTGCCACAGTAACGGGCACTTATAAACGAGGTGTGAAGTACCTCTGCCCACTGCTGGACGACACTCATGAAGCCTTGAAGGCTGACGCCTCCAAGGGCCCCCAGGATGTTGCGGCTCCTACCAACGAAGGGGAAGCGGGGACCGTACACCACTAA